In Candidatus Vicinibacter proximus, the following are encoded in one genomic region:
- a CDS encoding iron-sulfur cluster assembly accessory protein, giving the protein MEILTETPVIITDSARIQLEKIKTEQQIPDVHGLRVGVKGGGCSGFSYVLGFDTLKENDQEYMINGIKVFMDPAHALYLVGMQIEWVEGLNNRGFSFVNPNAKDTCGCGQSFSA; this is encoded by the coding sequence ATGGAAATCTTAACAGAAACGCCTGTAATCATTACAGATTCGGCAAGAATTCAGTTAGAGAAAATTAAAACAGAGCAACAAATACCTGACGTACATGGACTTAGAGTTGGAGTCAAAGGCGGAGGTTGTTCCGGCTTTAGTTATGTACTTGGCTTTGACACTCTTAAAGAAAATGATCAGGAATATATGATCAATGGCATAAAAGTGTTCATGGACCCGGCTCATGCACTATACCTTGTCGGCATGCAAATCGAATGGGTAGAAGGTCTAAACAATCGCGGTTTTTCATTTGTAAATCCAAATGCAAAAGATACTTGTGGTTGCGGACAGTCATTCTCTGCCTAA
- a CDS encoding transferase hexapeptide repeat family protein: MYFSFKSFKPYVHSSSFVHPLAAITGCVRIGKNVYVGPFAALRGDFGEIVIEDGCNIQEHCMVHMFPGITVHLEENVHVGHGAIIHGARIGRNSLVGMNSVIMDDCEIGEECIVGAMSFIKERSNFGRRSLIVGNPAKKVKDVSDEMILWKTKGTELYQQLAHDCLEHLKVTEPLREMPADWKIPNGEFKSWRHRD; the protein is encoded by the coding sequence ATGTATTTTTCTTTCAAATCTTTTAAACCCTATGTCCATTCGAGTTCTTTTGTTCATCCTTTAGCTGCAATTACAGGGTGCGTAAGAATTGGCAAAAATGTATATGTAGGTCCGTTTGCTGCGTTGAGGGGAGATTTTGGAGAGATAGTGATTGAAGATGGCTGTAATATTCAGGAACATTGTATGGTGCATATGTTTCCGGGAATAACTGTGCACCTGGAGGAGAATGTGCATGTTGGTCATGGTGCTATTATCCATGGCGCAAGAATCGGAAGAAACTCTCTGGTTGGAATGAATTCCGTGATTATGGATGATTGTGAAATAGGGGAGGAATGTATAGTAGGGGCAATGAGTTTTATTAAAGAAAGATCCAATTTCGGTAGGCGAAGTTTAATTGTTGGTAATCCTGCCAAAAAAGTCAAAGATGTTTCTGACGAAATGATCCTTTGGAAAACCAAAGGGACCGAATTATATCAACAATTGGCGCATGATTGTTTAGAGCACTTGAAAGTAACTGAACCCCTTAGAGAAATGCCAGCTGATTGGAAAATTCCAAATGGTGAATTTAAAAGTTGGCGCCATCGGGATTAG
- a CDS encoding tetratricopeptide repeat protein, whose product MHKALIILFILASISWSCKKSSGIHDPALAGLESSFNTTPNEENYEKLVTKYLEIIQTVQKNTDVSEILLKASNASEKMAKKDQQVIFLNNLVKNYPDRPDTKDNVYKMINLLHATGRHVTADVMSLSYLKTYSGDAKTEELKSKLPKVVSPEDYILDIGRSIFADTATGFNQRNAMNYVDACEAYAMVMPKDPQTPEFIFKAAETSNTLRTFEKSFALYDWLIEKYPSHERSPVALFMKGFLFDGTLHDSANAAKYYQEFLDKYPENQFAKDAKMLLQNLGKTDEEVLKDLMEKNKENK is encoded by the coding sequence ATGCATAAAGCTTTGATCATACTGTTTATACTGGCTTCTATATCATGGTCTTGTAAAAAATCTTCTGGTATCCATGACCCGGCATTGGCAGGTCTTGAAAGTAGTTTTAATACCACACCTAATGAAGAAAATTACGAAAAGCTGGTAACAAAATATCTCGAAATCATACAGACCGTACAGAAAAATACAGATGTAAGTGAAATTTTACTCAAAGCATCAAACGCCAGTGAAAAAATGGCAAAGAAAGATCAACAGGTAATATTTTTAAATAACCTTGTAAAAAATTATCCTGACAGGCCTGATACTAAGGACAATGTATATAAAATGATAAATCTACTCCACGCAACGGGAAGGCATGTTACAGCAGATGTTATGTCCCTTAGTTATTTGAAAACGTATTCCGGTGATGCCAAGACAGAAGAGTTGAAATCAAAATTACCAAAGGTAGTATCGCCAGAAGACTACATTCTTGATATTGGAAGATCAATTTTTGCAGACACTGCTACGGGTTTTAACCAACGAAATGCCATGAATTATGTCGATGCTTGTGAAGCATATGCAATGGTAATGCCTAAAGATCCACAGACACCTGAATTTATCTTTAAAGCTGCTGAGACTTCCAATACCCTCCGAACATTTGAAAAAAGTTTTGCGTTGTATGATTGGTTAATTGAAAAATACCCTAGCCACGAACGATCTCCGGTTGCTTTATTTATGAAAGGGTTTTTGTTTGATGGAACTCTTCACGATTCAGCAAATGCTGCAAAATATTATCAGGAATTCCTAGATAAATATCCCGAAAATCAGTTTGCCAAAGACGCAAAGATGTTGCTCCAGAATTTAGGAAAAACAGATGAAGAAGTTTTAAAAGACTTGATGGAGAAAAATAAAGAAAATAAATAA
- a CDS encoding DUF2461 domain-containing protein yields the protein MIFFEVDFLNFLADLEVNNNREWFNANKNRFKTKVETPFQTFIERMIVLLQKEDPRIKMTAKESIFRIYKDVRFSKDKSPYKTHMSALITAFGKKEISAPGFYLEFRADRFHIYSGIYEPGPEILHKIRTYIATHLNEFKKLYLSKSFIERFGEIRGEKNKVISKEFKEVAAIEPLLYNKAFYYTCAFDSELILKDGLEKLILKVYKDAKPMNEFLENSLV from the coding sequence ATGATATTTTTTGAAGTAGATTTTTTAAATTTTTTAGCCGATCTTGAAGTGAACAATAATCGGGAGTGGTTCAATGCAAACAAGAACAGGTTTAAAACTAAGGTTGAGACTCCATTTCAAACATTTATTGAAAGAATGATTGTTTTATTACAAAAAGAGGATCCAAGAATTAAAATGACAGCTAAAGAGTCTATTTTTAGGATATATAAAGATGTCAGGTTCAGCAAGGACAAATCTCCATACAAAACCCATATGTCTGCTTTAATAACTGCTTTTGGCAAGAAGGAGATAAGCGCTCCCGGTTTTTATCTGGAGTTTAGAGCGGATAGATTTCACATCTATTCCGGAATTTATGAACCAGGCCCAGAGATCCTACATAAAATAAGAACTTATATAGCTACCCATCTTAACGAATTTAAAAAGCTTTATTTATCCAAATCATTTATTGAAAGATTTGGTGAAATCAGGGGAGAAAAGAACAAAGTAATATCAAAAGAATTTAAAGAAGTAGCAGCCATTGAACCATTACTGTACAATAAAGCATTTTATTATACTTGTGCTTTTGATTCCGAACTTATCCTAAAAGATGGATTAGAAAAGTTAATCCTTAAGGTGTATAAAGATGCCAAGCCAATGAATGAATTTTTAGAAAATTCATTGGTTTGA
- a CDS encoding DoxX family protein yields MKDIFDLISRIFLSAIFLFEAFTSLKFFERTKDTMTEYGLLWNQDFLLICTIIALTVGGLFLLIGYRPAFAVTLLLMYWVPVTFIVYSFWDDPPAKQNLHSIFFMKNIAIIGGLIHVLIYGTGRYSFRRLFGMTKLPKESW; encoded by the coding sequence ATGAAAGACATTTTTGATCTGATCTCAAGGATATTTTTATCTGCTATTTTTCTTTTTGAAGCTTTTACTTCCCTTAAGTTTTTTGAACGCACCAAGGATACCATGACAGAGTATGGTCTTCTCTGGAATCAGGACTTCTTACTGATATGCACCATTATTGCACTGACCGTGGGTGGTTTATTTTTATTAATTGGTTACCGGCCAGCATTTGCGGTTACTTTGTTACTTATGTATTGGGTTCCTGTGACTTTTATAGTTTATTCCTTTTGGGATGATCCTCCGGCCAAACAAAATCTACATTCCATTTTTTTTATGAAAAACATTGCAATCATAGGCGGACTCATTCACGTACTCATTTATGGCACAGGTAGATACAGTTTTAGAAGATTGTTCGGCATGACCAAATTACCCAAAGAAAGTTGGTAA
- a CDS encoding enoyl-CoA hydratase/isomerase family protein, with translation MSNYVKRYRQDQLEIIEFFTEQSNSLPSDILSQLVDTIDDISTTSDCPIILLKSGGEKVFCAGASFDELSSLQNMDAGKSFFMGFANVILAMRRSPKIILGRIQGKSVGGGVGLAAGCDYVFASKYASVRLSELAVGIGPFVIGPAVERKIGLAAFSQMALNATEWQTAQWAKDKGLYQEVFENTEQLDAYIDHFSKLLLSSNPLALNELKKVFWENTEHWTKLLPARAEISGRLVLSDYTREAISNFKKMN, from the coding sequence ATGAGTAATTATGTAAAGCGATACCGTCAAGACCAGCTTGAGATCATTGAATTTTTTACGGAACAAAGCAATTCTTTGCCTTCAGACATATTGAGTCAACTGGTAGATACCATTGACGACATATCTACAACTTCTGATTGTCCTATTATTCTGTTAAAAAGTGGCGGTGAAAAAGTATTTTGCGCAGGGGCTAGTTTTGATGAATTATCCTCTCTCCAAAATATGGATGCAGGCAAATCTTTTTTTATGGGCTTTGCCAATGTAATCCTGGCGATGAGGCGTTCACCAAAAATAATTTTAGGACGCATTCAAGGAAAATCAGTTGGTGGAGGGGTAGGACTTGCTGCTGGATGTGATTATGTTTTTGCAAGTAAATATGCATCGGTTAGACTCAGCGAATTGGCGGTTGGCATTGGGCCATTTGTGATAGGTCCTGCGGTGGAAAGAAAGATTGGCTTAGCTGCCTTTTCTCAAATGGCGCTAAATGCAACGGAATGGCAGACAGCACAATGGGCCAAGGATAAGGGTTTGTATCAGGAAGTTTTTGAAAATACAGAGCAGTTGGATGCTTACATCGACCATTTTTCCAAGCTTCTTTTAAGTTCAAATCCACTCGCATTAAATGAACTTAAAAAAGTGTTTTGGGAGAACACTGAACATTGGACAAAGTTGCTTCCCGCGCGGGCTGAAATTTCCGGCAGACTAGTTTTAAGTGACTACACCAGAGAGGCTATATCCAACTTCAAAAAAATGAACTAA
- a CDS encoding (Fe-S)-binding protein — translation MQIPRLSEVATQGKNIEVLFWVGCAGSYDARAQKVSLAFAQILEKAGISFAILGEEEKCTGDPARRAGNEFLFQILALQNIETLNQYQVKKIVCTCPHCFNTLKNEYPELGGSYEVLHHTQYLDELIESGRIKLKETNSETVSYHDSCYLGRVNNEYEAPRSLIHQLKMDIREMKRSKKNGLCCGAGGGQMFKEDEPGSKRINEERIEEVIANGTNIVVANCPFCITMLQDGIKSKDQQDEIMVYDLSELIVEKMQE, via the coding sequence ATACAAATACCACGTTTGTCGGAAGTTGCAACACAAGGTAAGAACATTGAGGTTTTATTTTGGGTAGGTTGTGCAGGATCCTATGATGCACGGGCCCAAAAAGTTTCATTGGCCTTTGCTCAGATTTTAGAAAAAGCCGGAATCTCATTTGCAATTCTCGGCGAAGAAGAAAAGTGTACTGGAGATCCAGCAAGACGTGCAGGAAATGAATTTTTATTTCAAATTCTTGCTCTTCAAAATATAGAGACACTCAATCAATATCAGGTTAAAAAAATTGTTTGTACTTGTCCTCATTGTTTCAACACTTTGAAAAATGAATATCCAGAACTTGGTGGCAGCTATGAGGTTTTGCACCATACTCAGTATCTTGACGAACTGATTGAGTCGGGAAGAATAAAATTGAAAGAAACAAATTCGGAAACTGTTAGTTATCATGACTCCTGTTATCTTGGAAGGGTCAACAATGAATACGAAGCACCAAGATCATTAATTCATCAATTAAAGATGGATATACGTGAAATGAAACGATCCAAAAAAAATGGTTTATGTTGTGGTGCAGGAGGTGGTCAGATGTTCAAAGAAGATGAACCAGGCAGCAAAAGAATCAATGAAGAAAGAATTGAAGAAGTGATTGCCAACGGAACTAACATAGTGGTTGCGAATTGTCCTTTCTGTATAACCATGTTACAAGATGGAATCAAATCCAAAGATCAACAGGATGAAATTATGGTTTATGATCTTTCTGAGCTAATCGTTGAAAAAATGCAAGAATGA
- the queD gene encoding 6-carboxytetrahydropterin synthase QueD, with amino-acid sequence MSKVEVFKEFTIDCAHRLPNVPAGHKCQNVHGHTYKIKIVVESELDPHLGWVIDFQDINKAFQPVKDTLDHKFLNDIVGLENPTAEHIAIWIWKQIKKEITFLKEIWVFETPSSGCVFRG; translated from the coding sequence ATGAGTAAGGTAGAAGTTTTCAAAGAATTTACCATTGATTGTGCTCACCGACTACCCAATGTTCCTGCAGGACATAAATGTCAGAATGTGCATGGCCATACATACAAGATAAAAATTGTAGTAGAGTCGGAATTAGACCCTCATTTAGGATGGGTAATTGATTTTCAAGATATAAATAAAGCCTTTCAGCCTGTCAAGGATACTTTGGATCACAAATTTCTTAACGATATAGTGGGGCTCGAAAATCCAACTGCAGAACATATTGCCATATGGATATGGAAGCAAATCAAAAAAGAAATAACATTCCTTAAAGAAATATGGGTATTTGAGACCCCTAGTAGCGGATGTGTTTTTAGAGGGTGA
- a CDS encoding deoxyribodipyrimidine photo-lyase, whose protein sequence is MKISAFWFRRDLRLIDNHGLYEAIKSGKKVLCFFIFDRNILNGLPDKKDSRIHFIFQQVRQLKLQLNNIGSDLMIAYDYPDKAWIKWITQFDIETIFLNRDYEPYAVQRDDLLNEICHKKGIILKAYKDHVLFEKSEVLKEDQTTYTVFTPYKRKWLEKLNQIGDSEAFIHYPVEMEGRHFFPLEPTPLPSMEFMGFIPSDLYIPEAKDWQRVLSKYSKQRDFPGVDGTSRLGIHLRFGTISIREVARKAFKISETFLSELIWRDFYSMILQAYPNVVGHAFKPLYDRINWLNSEEEFNLWCEGKTGYPLVDAGMRELNATGFMHNRVRMVTASFLVKHLLIDWRWGEAYFANKLLDFDLASNNGGWQWAAGCGTDAAPYFRIFNPEAQQKKFDPKFEYIQKWVPEFNTAAYPNPIVNHAESRKRCLEVYKLALSDG, encoded by the coding sequence ATGAAAATATCTGCATTTTGGTTCAGGAGGGACTTAAGGCTTATTGACAATCATGGACTTTATGAAGCTATTAAGTCCGGCAAAAAAGTTCTTTGTTTTTTCATTTTTGACCGCAACATATTGAACGGTTTGCCTGATAAAAAAGACTCAAGGATTCATTTTATTTTTCAGCAAGTAAGGCAGCTTAAATTACAATTAAACAACATAGGTTCTGACCTAATGATTGCCTACGATTACCCGGATAAGGCCTGGATTAAATGGATTACACAATTCGATATTGAGACAATTTTTTTAAATCGGGATTATGAACCTTATGCAGTTCAAAGAGATGATTTACTAAATGAAATATGCCATAAAAAGGGAATTATATTAAAAGCCTATAAGGATCACGTTCTTTTTGAGAAAAGCGAGGTGCTTAAAGAGGATCAAACGACTTACACAGTTTTTACTCCTTATAAAAGAAAATGGTTAGAAAAGCTAAATCAAATTGGCGATTCTGAAGCTTTTATCCATTACCCTGTTGAAATGGAAGGTCGTCATTTCTTCCCTTTGGAACCAACCCCCTTACCTTCCATGGAATTCATGGGTTTTATTCCCTCGGACCTATATATCCCTGAAGCAAAGGATTGGCAAAGAGTCCTGTCTAAATATTCTAAACAAAGAGATTTTCCTGGAGTGGATGGCACAAGCAGGCTTGGGATTCATTTGCGATTTGGGACTATAAGCATCCGTGAGGTGGCTCGCAAAGCTTTTAAAATTTCAGAAACTTTTCTAAGTGAACTTATCTGGCGCGACTTTTATTCCATGATATTACAAGCATACCCAAATGTAGTAGGTCATGCGTTTAAGCCTTTATATGACCGCATTAACTGGTTGAACTCAGAGGAAGAATTTAATCTATGGTGCGAAGGCAAGACAGGCTATCCTTTGGTTGATGCGGGAATGCGGGAATTGAACGCTACAGGATTTATGCATAACAGGGTAAGAATGGTCACGGCAAGTTTTTTAGTAAAGCATTTACTTATTGACTGGAGATGGGGGGAAGCTTATTTTGCAAATAAACTGCTTGATTTCGATTTGGCCAGCAATAACGGAGGATGGCAGTGGGCAGCAGGTTGCGGGACGGATGCGGCCCCATATTTCAGAATATTTAACCCAGAGGCACAGCAAAAAAAATTTGATCCAAAATTTGAATACATTCAAAAGTGGGTACCAGAATTCAACACTGCAGCCTATCCGAATCCAATAGTTAACCATGCAGAATCTCGAAAAAGATGTCTTGAAGTATACAAACTTGCACTTTCGGATGGTTAA
- a CDS encoding YihY/virulence factor BrkB family protein, producing the protein MIKGVYKIKKALLDFGPFAQVIQWSKTHSLPGFYGVSIYTTLSFINFELKKNDLETRASAMSYNFFLALFPTLIFLFTLTAYLPKSWDFFTTLENSLNSIMPVGAKDYLWKNIVGAIRPKANKSFLSIGFILAVFFASNGILSMMSGFDKTYRSSFRKRSWIEKHLIALLLTFLLSILLIFSIVLIIMGSYIFNWLFGLLKLGTLAALSIKLLQYVIIILLFYTVIDLIYRFGPALRKPMKGFSPGTIFATTTSILTSVVFGYFVENFSSYHKIYGAISALIITLVWIRINVLILILGFELNAGIIINRDIKSDIDEAAALGSNQ; encoded by the coding sequence TTGATTAAGGGTGTATATAAAATAAAAAAGGCTTTGTTAGATTTTGGGCCGTTTGCACAAGTGATACAATGGTCAAAGACTCATTCTCTTCCTGGTTTTTATGGTGTAAGTATATATACGACCCTTTCTTTTATAAATTTTGAATTAAAGAAAAATGATCTGGAAACCCGCGCCAGTGCCATGTCGTATAATTTTTTTCTTGCCTTGTTTCCGACATTAATATTTTTGTTCACATTAACTGCATATTTACCAAAGAGTTGGGATTTCTTTACAACTTTAGAAAATTCTCTTAATTCTATAATGCCTGTAGGCGCTAAGGACTATCTTTGGAAAAATATTGTTGGGGCAATACGACCTAAGGCAAACAAAAGTTTTCTTTCAATAGGATTTATTCTGGCTGTTTTTTTTGCTTCTAATGGAATTCTTTCCATGATGAGCGGGTTTGACAAAACGTACCGAAGTAGCTTTCGCAAAAGAAGCTGGATTGAGAAACATTTGATAGCTTTATTGCTCACTTTTCTTTTGAGTATTCTATTGATCTTTTCTATAGTGCTGATCATAATGGGGAGTTATATATTTAATTGGTTATTTGGATTGCTAAAATTGGGAACTTTAGCCGCGCTAAGCATAAAGCTTTTGCAATACGTGATTATCATCTTACTCTTTTATACAGTTATAGATTTGATTTACCGATTTGGTCCTGCATTGCGTAAGCCGATGAAAGGGTTTTCTCCGGGTACAATTTTTGCTACAACAACATCGATTCTTACTTCTGTTGTTTTCGGGTACTTTGTTGAAAATTTCTCCTCTTACCATAAGATATATGGAGCCATATCTGCTCTAATAATAACTTTAGTCTGGATTAGAATAAATGTACTTATACTTATTCTTGGATTTGAATTAAATGCAGGAATCATCATCAATCGTGACATCAAAAGTGACATCGATGAAGCAGCTGCATTAGGATCAAACCAATGA